The Bombus vancouverensis nearcticus chromosome 7, iyBomVanc1_principal, whole genome shotgun sequence region TATCACTACGGCCGAAccacttctctctctctctctctctctctctcgctcgctctctttcttcctctattCTCTTTTTAACCGTTGTTATTACATAATTATCCGCTATTACGAGCAATAATGTACATCAATTACATAAAAAACAAGATATCATTAATGTTCTTGTGTTAATCGTTTTATCGTCGTGCGATGGTCACATTTACGAAGGTACCGCGGCTTATCTAATGAATCCAAGACTTACTACCGACACCATCATTCATACGTAGCATGTTCTTACATCGCCCTGTCGCACGATATCCGTTTCGAAACGTGTTTGGGTTGTTTCATCGTCCCGGGTACACTGCGTGTGAGATATTACATTATTGTAATCCTATCGAGAAATCGATTATCGCTTAAAAAACTCGCGTTATTATTACGAACAATCAAACTCGAGGTCCTGTCGGAACTCGACGCGGATAAAATTCAACGACGCTTACATTTCACAGTGTAACGCTACGCACCATGTAGGATAAAACTGctttaatttgttaaaaaaaaaaaaaaaaagaacgtgaACATGATAGTCCATTGCCTTGCTTTAAAATTTAtaacttttttctttctttgttaaaaGCGACTGCCATTCAACGCATACAATTGTACTGTGTTCACTCTAAGGTAAatggaatttttaattcatattgcTTTCATATATGATATTTGAATCCGAATGATATCAGTTGAGTTAATGTAGCACTAATTTTAGCCATACTAAATCAGATTTATTAAAACGTACTTAGTCAACAAAAACCATTCACTTTCAGACTTTAACAGACTACATTTTCCAacgttcatatattttattttatcctaTGTCTTATAGGTTTAATTCTCCCTTGCAAATTAATTACTTATCAAGTTTCGTTTGACATAGGTAAAGAGatttacatttctttttataaaaattcacgtCGAGTTATTAAGATACTCTGTTTGTGTGCAATCATTCAATCAAATAAGCCTCATTTCCGTTCACCCATGAttcaaacataaataaataaagtaaaaagcgaattaataaaaagaaagggaCAAAGAATCCGTGGAATGGCATTAACTCCGTCCTTAATTGGAAGATTGACTTCGTCATTCTGTTGTATATCTTACTGTACAGCAAATGTTACCCTTATCGTGCTGACGTTTTCGTGGGCAGAAGTGTTACGTGTATGTGTGTTGCATGTTCGTGTGACGTGACTATCTATATAGTATACATATACactatattcatatttatacatttatatttatatttatatatatttatatatatttatatatacctcTTCTTTTCACATTCATTACTTtgcaaaatatttcttttgCCGACACGCCGGCACTAAGCCCGTATAATACAATTGCAAATTACATTCTTGTTTGCTTAGGCAAAAATTTACTCGTTTTATTCAGTAAGTACAGTGACCATCTGCATTGAGTTTCATTTCTACTCGGGAAGCAGGGAGTTTGGAGGCTTCGAACGAGTAGATGCATTCCCATACATGGGTGTTTTTAGTCGCGCCGATCTTAAGAAGCTCCGAATCACAAAATGTAATCTATATCGTAAAGTCTCTGTCACGGCTTCCGGCCATGATAAGTTTTATAACTTCTCTCATGATCCTACTAACAATCCTTATGTTGTTCGTTAAACGTAACTTGAGTTTCGTTCAGCAGAGGCATCTcgacgaatatatatatatatataattcttgCAACATCGCGGTTTTTTTCTTTAGTTCGCCGTTGATGCTACAGAGAGGGGAAGTACGAGCCGTTAAAGACGTTCGTCACCATTAGATTAGTTTCGAGTATTAAGGTATGTGTGTACTTAGAAGGAGAGAAGCAGCCACGCGAGCGTCGATTACGGGTGAGTAACGAGTACATAGGATGAGAAGAGGCGAATGTGTAACACGTACGTAACGCGACGCATACGAAGATGTACCCGTATTCGTGGACTTCCTATTactgttttttgttttctctctATTAGTATTAAAGTTGTTCGGTCAGCCGCTAGAACGAGGCCGACGGAGCACAGAGAAAACAGGACTCGCCGTTAGTCTCTTGGACGATTCCTAATGATACTATATGTCAAGGGATCTATCCTCTAGTAgtagaagtgggcaaaactgtTGCAGGTGTTGCGAGAGCGAACCGAGCCTCAGCTATGCGTTTGTGGGTGTGGAGGTGGTGCGCCAGTAATCTCGGTCCAACGCATTTCGAAGAAACTGCGCATCCCGTGTCCAGCCTTCCCCACGGGACTGTCATCCTCGTTGAATACCTCGCAGTTGATGAACATCTGTCTGACATCGGCGCAAAACTCATCGCGAGACTTGTACCTGTATCGAGAAGCACTCTTTGGAACATATTCGGCAATTTTCCAATTTGTTCGGATTGAAGCTGACGATCACGTTAGAGCTTTTTTCTAGAGATCTTAGGTGAActgtttactttttttttttatgtttagGGAAAGAGGCATTTCTAAATAGAGAGTACGTTCAATTAACTAGTAGTCGTTGGTACGCGTGTAACTTACACGGAGTCCTGCAATTTCTTCTTGATCGTACTGAGATCCATgggtgttttaataattttcttgtAGGTAGGAAACTGTTTGGTGTTCACCGGCAAGAGGAACGGCCAGGCCTCGTCCTGTTGCTCCAACTGTTCGAGTAGCACCTTACAAGGAGCCAACTCTCGTTGCTGTTTCTTCGTGAGCGTCCTATTGTTTCCCTCCTTCCGTGGCGAAGCAGTTGGGGTTGCCGGTTCCGATGAACTGACGTCCTCTACGTGTGTGTTCGATGCCGTTGACGGCGTTGGACTGCGACGCAAAACAACAGAAATTATTTGCACGTTTATCTTTCTCGTTTGCAGGAGGTTTTTCCGTCATAAAAGCTTCTGGACGAATGCATTAAGACTCGAGCGTGTTTTTTCTGCTTGAGACGGGTACGTTGTTCTCGATGGAACATTTCGTCTTTCTGACTCTTTGTCTTTCGTTTATATTTGGtctcccttttttctctctcgccGTTTTTTTTTGCCCTTCTatggtttattattattattattattattattattattattattattattattattattattattattattattatacattttcgaGTAATCATAGAACCTGAAGGCAGCACTACCGTTACGACgaattttctaagaaaatacCCATCCCATACTTGATGATCGTAACACGCTGTACAAAGTACAGGGTGTCCCCCGACGAGAAGGGACCTGACGCTATGGTATATTCACAGGGTATCGATGATTGCTTTTTAGTTAGTAGAAGAACAACATTAACTACGATTAACCTATCGTGGAACACCCTGTATGGAGTAAATACTTCTTTACAACAATAACTTTCGACGAGTATGTACGATACGAGTCGAGGATATAAGTCGGTATAATCGCATGAGAACAGTGTATACTTTCTATGTTCGTTCGTTTTAAAGCGGTTCTTTTGTTTCATATTCGATCGGAAATTGTTTGTTTATCGTATACGTTCGCTGAACAATGTTATAATTATTGAGTCATGGTTTCGTAGCTGTTTTCCCTACTGTATACTTCGTATGAAACGTTGTTAAATCAGCGAGTTGACAATGTTTGGTTTTTTAACGTAATCACCTAGCTGGTGGATGATCAGAACTTTCACTTTCTCTGGTGCCTGCCCCTTTGGTATGACTCCTTCGACTACTATTTCTCTTCTTTGGTTGTTTACTGTGGCAATTAGAACAATACCATTTACCCCTTGGCATCTGAAAATATCAAGTATGCACGTGAATCAAGCagataaagatattttattcaaGGAAAGTCTCAATACATTCTGTGGTTTGTAAAcaatagataaaataatttcttactTTTGGCATAACAGGATTGTGGCAGTCAGTGTGATAAGCCCGTGGACAGAGTTCACATAGCACTAAATTTTTACCAACCCTCTTTCCACATACCAAACAGTTTCGTTCCCCTGTAGCTTTGTTCATGCATTCGTGACAATACCTAAGATATTTacaatcgtttaattacaaaaCGAGTTTTTACTATTTCTTGTACGTTTAAGATACAATTTCTTACCAGTCACCATCAGGAATGTTTTCCATTTTTGGACGGAAACAATAAGTATGATAGCCGCGGTCACAACCATCACACAGTAATAGTTTGTCTTCGTTATCTCCGCTATGACAGAACTGACAATTCTgtaacagaaaaagaaaattttccaatttaaaatgttaaaaCACATTGTTCGgggtaaattaattttaatgtttcAGCGTTTTGTTATTCAAGCATTTAAAGCTAAACCCCATGGATGCAATAAATGTTAATAAGCAAAGAATACAATAAATAAGTGGGATAAATCAACATTCAGGAATATTTAATTAACGAAATGAGAGTAAAGCATTTTAATTCCGTTCGTGTCGTGCATATCGTCATTGTTATAATCTATTATGTGATTAAGATTGAGTATAAATGGCGAGTCGGGATAAAAGAATAATAGATATATTTCGATGCTTAGATTATGCATATAGTATAAAGTCGTTATAACTAAACATCGAAGCTACTCTACAAAAGGAAAAATATGAAGCAATAAAGGAAAAAATGAGTAGATGATAAGCGGCATATTTTCTTGCATGCTACCGTTACGTTAGACTCTAACCACCATTAAACTTGTTAACGTATTattcatttttcaaattatagCAATTTAAAGTAACTTAGTTTGTAAGTTTAGAATTGATAAAATATCAAACTATTTCAAATAACAATGATGAAAGCGtatcaaataatttaatttttctatatttgaTTTTTCGCTAATTTACAACTATGGCTGCCGCATTATTCGCACTTATAAAAATTACCATTAATTCGTATTAAACTTCCTTACAATATCGTATGTAAGTATGTATATTATTGGAAAATACCACGGTAAGAGCATTTCGTTTGACTGAACCGTTTACCAATCATCATCGAAAGCGATAATGTTCTCTGTGGTTCACTGTGCAAGGAAGGACGAAAGAGTCACGCAGGAAGTAAAAAGGATACTTTGGTTAGTAAGTTAGTGCGAATACCCACAGAGGCCTGAGAAGTAGTCAATAGCTGATTGTATTGAGTGGTAGCTTTGAGTGAGACGCAGCGGTTTCGTAGCTTGACGCAGACCGAGTTTCTAGCTGGTGTTAGACTCACAGCCTTCATGATGCTCTTGTCCCAAGCGATGCTGGCCTCCAACATATAAAGCGCCATGGCGAGCTGAGCGGACGTGTGTGCTCGAGCCGTTGCTTCTCGCCAGTTGTTCAGCCCTCTTGGAGTTGTTTCTTCTTGAGGTATCGGGGTCTGATTGCTCTGATCCGAATTATTCGAATTTGCGTTAGCAGCGGCCGCTTGTTCTGCCTTTAAGGCCGCTAGATTTGGATCTCCAGTActataatttaaaatgaaatatttaaatttgaaatgCAGACAGAAAAACATTTAAATTGTAGAATAATATTGAACTAAAATAACTAGGGTATGTAAAGCCTAAATACTAGTAGATAGTCTTACCAAACGCCTAACGGTGGTTTTAAGTATCTCCTTTCAATAGCTGCTTCCAGGGACAGTAACCTTTGTCGAGCTTGTTCAACCGCGCTAATTTTCTCCATTTCATTcagtttttcaatttcttctgcCTCTTCGGTTCCTGCTCGTGGAGGTAACTTCCAGCCTTTGATCTGCATGCTGGCATTTGCGACTTTATCTTCTAGAGCCTCGACTTGTTCCAAGAGCTGCGCATCTACCCGTAATGCGACTTGTTCACTCCAGTCAGCCGGGTTGTCTGGTTTTGGAATCGGTGTGTCGGGTTCGTCTGGTGTCGCTTGAAGTTCGGTAGCAGTCAGGTTACCAGGGTCCACGTTGATCTTGCCCGTAACAGCTAGGAAAGATTCCATGGTCGCCCACGTTGTACGTTTTAGTTCCTTCTCGCGAACACCGCGAGAATGAAGGTGCTCCAATAGTTCTTGAAACGTGTCTACGTCCGTTATTCTCCACCAACCATATCTCAAATCTAAATATGAACGAAGAGAGACGTTAGTCTTAAGAATTTATCTTAAACATAACTTTTAGTTATGTCTTTTAGCTAGAGCTCTAGCATATGTTACTTACCTTTTGGTACTGGTTTGGCTTCTCCAGGGGGTGGTAAACCATGCACTTTCAAATACTCAAGTTGCGCTGCTTCGTCTTGAGTCAAAATCAAAGGAGCTGGACTGTCGCACCTGTCATAATTTGGACTAGCCGGCGGAGGGAACACTGGTATTCTCAGTTCGGTTGGTTCGGCTATTCCAAATATTTGCTTGGTACTTGGTCCTGGAGTATCGCAAGTCTCGCGAGGTAAGATCGAGAACCAATTGGATTCGTTGCTATTATCTGGAATTATTAGCGTAAAGCACATTAATAAAACGTCTTTAATAATACTTTACATCAACAGTAAATGGAGACAATCTTACTAGATATAAAGGTGCCGTTTAATTCTTTTCCATTATGAAGATTGTTAACATGGTTGAACTTATCACCGTTTGGAATTGTTTCGACGATTTTATCTTCCATTATCTTCACCGCTGGTTTCATGTCTTCATCTGCTTCGTCGTTCTCCTTCTTCGTCTCTTCTTTGATATCGACATCCATACTAACTATCTCTGTTTCTTGTTTAATCTCTTCAGACGTGACGTTGGTCTTCGCATCGGTCATCGAATTATCCAAAtcattctttttctcttccttcaTGTTCGCCAAATTCTCGCAGTTTTGCATAGGTTCTTTCTTGCAATTAACATCTTCACTTTCAGATTTCGTTTTGTCCGCCAAAGGCTTGACGTCGGCCTCTTGCTCGCTCGAATTGaatttcttctccttctttacGTCGTTAGGAGCTTCGTTCTCGCGATTCTCGACTTTGGTGTCCTCCTGCTTCGTTTCTGATTTTTCCTCCATCGATACGTTTTTGTACTTTTCGTCTAGTTCAGCCTGCAACTCTAGGATTTCTGGTTCAGCGCTTTCCATGGCTTCGACGAAGATGCCACCAGCGCATGCCAGCTCCCAGTATCTTCTCCAGTATCTGTCTTGCCCAAATATATGTGCTCGTAGCTGTTTCGAGAAGCTGTTCAATTTCTGCAATTGTTCCTCTGACTGTTTCAACAGTTTATCCAATTTTTTACCCAGTTCTTCGCCGGACAGATTTTTGTCCTCCTCCTAAGTTACGCACAAGAGAATTAAACCATCTTTCAGAATAGAGCAGTCAactgtattttattaaattgtaatttattgaACTATATAATTTACCTCCTCGGGCTGAGTTCCTTCGCTCTCATTCTCGGACATGTCTTCAACCTCGTCTTCGTGATGAATTTCATCAGGAGTGGGTGTCGTCCCCACTGCTGTCGACGTCGTGTTACCTTCTTCGTCAACCTCTTTCTTCTCGATCGTAATAGTATCTCCAGTTTTGTTAACGATTACGCCAACTGCTTCCATTCGAACCTTTCGACTATGCAACTGCCTCAATCTACGAAAAAGATGGAAAAGAATCAATCATTATCACAAAGATATGCAGTATCTGGACACTTCCTTACCTTTAACcaaatgtattttaattataagaTTACCGATAAATCAAATTGCAATGATTTTATTCTTCATAATCACTATTGTGATTATATAGTAGTATCATTGATCTGATAAAATGTTTTCCAATAGGTAATGTAAATTTATAGTCTAACGATTCCTTGGAAAGTTAATAAGTGTTGCTTCTAACtaataatttatcattaatttaCATACGTTGGAAAAATTCAAAGCAAAGTTAGTATAAAGCGACCAaactatttgaatatttaagatagtataaattacataaaagtATAGTAACGCCAAGTGGTAGTATACATCAGAGTATTAGCATAAAAAAATACTTACTTCCTAATTTTTGTATCCAACACAAATCTCTCTTTCCTCAATTGAGCTACCGTCTCCAAGCTACCTTCGATCTGTCGGATCACAGCCTTGTTCTGCAATAGCTCGTTGCAGAGAAACGCGAGCATCTGCGCCTTATGCGTGGGATTCAAGGCCAGGAACGGTTTGTCCCTCAGCCTCTCGGACATCTTCCATGTTTCGTTGTTGTGCAAGTGTTCGTAGAATTGAGCGTTCTTTCCTGAACAGGTCGAGGCATAGTCACCGCCATTCTGATGATGATCTGCGAATTTCTTGTCACGCTCTCGTTCCAAACATACTCCTGTCAAAGCCTTCACTTCTCCTGTCGCGTTCGCGTATAAGTAGATTCGTAAGACTTCGCTGATGTTAGCGTGCGTTATATCAGCTTGACGTAAACTTTGACCAAGACCGGTTGTATGCCTTGCCGGTTGAGGGATTCCTGGATCTTCGATAGCGCATACTAACAGATGTGTCATCACGGAAAGAAGTTCTTCCTCAGCTTCCTCATCGTTTAGCAGCGCGAGTTGGAGGCTTTTTAGGCTTGGGAGCGATTCCATATCTGAATGAGCGAAGATTATATGATCAgtaaattttaatagaattatgTGCGATTAATACTCACGAATAAAAGATTGCCAACGATTTCGATCAGTAATGCTTCAATGATTAATCTACTTCTAACTTTAGGATTGTCTCAAATCTTTTTCGACACACAATTCAAGGTGATCATTGATAGTAAGGAAAAAATTGATTCATTCTCCTATTCTAATGCTCCAAAAGTAGAATAGAATGATTTATAAGCATGGAAATCTTGAAAGACGTGGCAGTCGTGTCTTTGGTCGATCTAATATTACATCTGACGAAGATTAAAGTATAAAACTTGTAACCAAAGAAATCAAAGcgaaagatacataaaaaatatgaaataccaGAGAAATGTTATCTACATATTTTGTCAGGAAATTGTGAATCAGTCGTTTGATCAGCTTGAAAGTTCTAGTGTCAAGAACAAATTGTTCAGTATCCTAGCGAAGAAGGAACCAACGTAACGGAGGTTTACGTGGTAAGTCAATAATCTGTTTCAGGAAAATTATTGCAAATCAAAGACCACCATAACCAATGAACAATTAATCTACTTCTAACTTTAGAATTGTCTCAAATCTTTTTCGACACACAATTCAAGGTGATCATTGATAGTAAGGAAAAAATTGATTCATTCTCCTATTCTAATACTCCAAAAGTAGAATAGAATAATTTATATGCATGGAAATCTTGAAAGACGTGGCAGTCGTGTCTTTGGTCGATCTAATATTACATCTGACGAAGATTAAAGTATAAAACTTGTAACCAAAGAAATCAAAGcgaaagatacataaaaaaatatgaaataccaGAGAAATGTTATCTACATATTTTGTCAGGAAATTGTGAATCAGTCGTTTGATCAGCTTGAAAGTTCTAGTGTCAAGAACAAATTGTTCAGTATCCTAGCGAAGAAGGAACCAACGTAACGGAGGTTTACGTGGTAAGTCAATAATCTGTTTCAGGAAAATTATTGCAAATCAAAGACTACCATAACCAATGAACAATTAAACCCACCAAAGCCTAAAGTCTCGCCGAAATTATGCAGAAATTCGAACACCATCACAATGTCTGCGAATGCCTGACCGGACAGCTTGAGACCAGGTAGTCGTTTCAATTCTGGCAGTGGTCTGTGATCTGAAAACAGAGAAATACCTTGTGTCACAGAAGCTCTATAATCGAGGAACAAAAGCTTGGCAGAGACATACCCGTTAGCTCCATGTCCTCGACAGGCTTTCTGATCTGTTCGATCAGTTCCATCTCAACCTTCCTCTGTTCAGCTCGTTTCTCCTTCGTCGCTATTCTCTCGGCTCTCGCCTCTAAccgtttcttctctctttcctccATTTTTCGTCGATTTTCCAACGCTCGAACCAACGCCATGTGCTGTCTCCTTCGTTCTCTCTCCTAAAGTATCCAAGGAAAGGAATGTAACGAACGAAAGGCATAAAATAGAACAGAGTGCGTCCCATGCAGAGAAAATTGTTCTTAAAAGATCTCGTTAGCAGCACAACTTTGACACGCACGGACTACGGCAAACTCTATGACCGTTTCCAAAGATACTGGTTTCAGAGAAAGCTACAAACTCGATAGTGGCAATTCGACTTTTGGTTTTGTTCAAAAATACCGTGCACAAAAAACTCTTCTTTTACCCAACCACACTGTTCGATATTTCGTCTACTATTTTTCGAATGATCACTGCGCTTTGATGTCCACACAGCGTTCTATTTAGTATGATATTTCTTTTCCATTTCTCTACATATTTTACTCGTTATTCTGTTATTATTACGTGAGATGCAAGCATCTGAATTTTATATCGATATGAACGAAGCGAGAAAGAAGCGTCTTAGGATGCAAAATGACTGATATCACTGAGACGGGGTATAAACATCGTTACCGAGGGACTGGTTAGTGAACGTGGATCTCTCGAAAAGCATTAGTGTCGTTCGCGTggcgaaattatttttcaaatgcGATTTCAATCGTCGATAACTCGTGGCAGATCTAAGATCCTCGACGAGAAACCGACGAGTCTGCGAGTGCAGATTAATTTCAACTAGTGACGCACAAGTGAACCTGATAACTTTGAACTCGTCAGCCGGTCTACCTTTCCGCTACTCATCGTTTAGCGAGCTATCGATTCAATCTTACCATATCACAACTATATAATTTGCCATAATTAAGCTTGATAAAATGATAACAAAGCGATgataattcaatttaaattcgCAGTAAGACTATCCGcaaatttgacaaattattGGCTTATGAAAAAGTATCGTACGTATGGATTGGGATTTAATCGATCGACTGTGCTTTACTCTTTATTTCCTCCTTTCTTAGACAGACACGAGACGTAGACAGTGACGAGTTTAAAGTTGATGAAAATTCGATTCGTTCCGTTTTAAGGAAGTCGTCTTAAACTAGATTGGGTATGAGACATACCAGCTCGACGGTGTAGAGCATCTCGCGCTGCTTGGTGAGCTCCTGCATGTACATCTGCGGCACAAAACATATCCACAGTCCACCAGTGCTCAAACTAACTTTACGCGCTCAAAACTAACAGTACATCTTGGTTTCTTTGACGCGTCTTATAATCACGTTGCAAAATCAAATCTTTCAtgagaaataaattttcaactgtctttttaagaatttcttttttaaatcatatAAAAAAGACTGTTTGACATCTGTGTTCATCATAGTGACCATAGTTCGCGATTATCGTATCTAGATCAACGTCGATCAAAGACACTTTGAAATATAGATTTTATTTTTGGAAAAAAACGTAGTTTGAATCGTAATTACGTTACGTTCAAGCGGATCGTCTAATTCCATAAGATAGCTACGTCAAGACCAAATTCACGCCTGTGTCACAAACGAACGGAAACGAAAACTCAAGGCAACCATAGGGATGCGGCAGTGTGCCGCGAAATCTACGTTCAAGAAACCACAGAGACGAAATTACAGTGCTACATcacaaaactaaaaaaaaaaaaaaagagaaaagcaaACACATATGTAACAGAACAGTGTGACGTAGCGTGTGTCTGTGGAAATGACGAAATAACGGAAAACTTTGCGTCTCCTCACCGTCGTGTAGCTTTGCTTTCGTATGAAGATCAAAgtcaaatgaaataattcttaaataaataaatgaagaatttagaaggaaaaaaaaatacaatataaaaaaaCCGAAAGGGATGtaaaaattttgaataaaaaacgAAATCTATAGAAGTAACAATTAATGAATGCttgattgaaataaaaaaaagatgtaaaaaaaaggaaacaaaaatatgataaaagtgaaaaatgaacagataatataattcaatatttaattgCTTAGCAGATTAGTAAATGGAGAGACGGATGGACGTAATAAGCTGTTTGTATAGgtcgaaaatatataaaaaacagAAGCTAATATCTctacgaaagaaataaaaatacacacacacacacacacatacacaccaTCTATTCTACAGCAATGAGACGATACGCGAGAATGATCTTTGAAAATGATAGAAGATCTGCTTGCACTCACCTGTTCTTTCAGCATAACCGCCTGCTGCCGCTTCAGTTCTCGTTCCTGGGAAATCACAAGAGAATTCTCGTAGTCATTTTTCTCTCGTTCGTTAATTATCGTTCTTCTAAAAAGCAACTAACGAAGCTGCCGAGACGCGAGTATGTTCGCACGGGACAAAATAACGAAACGataggaaggaagaaaaagaaagacaaaATGACAGAAaccgggggggggggggacggAGGAGACACAAAACGTGTGATCGTTCAACGAGCAAAAAGGAAATTCCTATGGCCAAATTGTTAATGACAAACAACATCCCGCTTTGAGAACAACTTTCCGTGCCGATGAAACGCCAATTTCATGCCACGAATTAACAATAACAGgcttttgaaattttttacaaattttttcaaatacGCTGAAATAgaggataattttataaaattcgtaATCGAGTCTATAGCGGAAAGCAAGAGTCGAGTAACAAGTTGGAATTTAATTTATCGTTAAATAAAGCGCAGCTCGAATAAA contains the following coding sequences:
- the LOC117164651 gene encoding bromodomain adjacent to zinc finger domain protein 2B isoform X9 codes for the protein MEKENSASGGGGGGGGGGGGEAAATATPGATSASEKLQADQANPLLDPTALFGAYWPRGDSAASSLFGGMPGGYGLGAHHLPSAYAILGRGGSAPGFGGHTPASAPPPPPYSHSSLGTLSVAASQAASLGINPASAAWWTMASHLAAQDYLARLQGAAGLPGFPPGAESLLPPYPASLLNPPSLSSHKSSKSKSSKSHKTPASSSSSTTPSMTGSSLPVSTQAPVTSSHHSTSTSSTPNSQTNVVSSAKEGSDPSSILGGVRLPPDTEIIKYTSSIVGPKVPGTTNRGRKKTISLDTPSVSVHPPPVPALSAHQTNTTTSSLMMEPRKYNRTGTESNDYRESVDRVEVIKLPAHSTNGSALPAPSSYTTTTNASNSNDSDAPLNLSLKPSTTSSSSPISGSQPLSQLSNLSQSLLASDRTSRRKPGPKPRRVPQNSVPVPASPSPSLAQLFAAADSPQRPSSGSEESESASTTHHKDGRPRNLGRGVSKPKKNTVASLLAQSRALGIKPTPTLDPSVPLSHQVSLLRSNILAAQLHATATGQADDKNQVNFIRSLQEKMKNKVLEVSGEESNMDVTSESGSNTDVVTDTDDDNADGVSSAKRRKVKPSERDLQVPLERGWKRETVIKGLGKSGVIKGDVSYYSPCGKTFRSSPDLAKFLEQQNPPDLTTANFSFSSRPLVGEFLQPTMGLAEAEFVRLGAQEVARRLEELRAAGGFRDVRTNNQYEREKLAYAKKLAKEEAQRHKEQARLIKEQEKTERQEAVRREREIRNQQLLEARKKRQEEVEKIRLEEQQRKQQERELKRQQAVMLKEQERERRRQHMALVRALENRRKMEEREKKRLEARAERIATKEKRAEQRKVEMELIEQIRKPVEDMELTDHRPLPELKRLPGLKLSGQAFADIVMVFEFLHNFGETLGFDMESLPSLKSLQLALLNDEEAEEELLSVMTHLLVCAIEDPGIPQPARHTTGLGQSLRQADITHANISEVLRIYLYANATGEVKALTGVCLERERDKKFADHHQNGGDYASTCSGKNAQFYEHLHNNETWKMSERLRDKPFLALNPTHKAQMLAFLCNELLQNKAVIRQIEGSLETVAQLRKERFVLDTKIRKLRQLHSRKVRMEAVGVIVNKTGDTITIEKKEVDEEGNTTSTAVGTTPTPDEIHHEDEVEDMSENESEGTQPEEEEDKNLSGEELGKKLDKLLKQSEEQLQKLNSFSKQLRAHIFGQDRYWRRYWELACAGGIFVEAMESAEPEILELQAELDEKYKNVSMEEKSETKQEDTKVENRENEAPNDVKKEKKFNSSEQEADVKPLADKTKSESEDVNCKKEPMQNCENLANMKEEKKNDLDNSMTDAKTNVTSEEIKQETEIVSMDVDIKEETKKENDEADEDMKPAVKIMEDKIVETIPNGDKFNHVNNLHNGKELNGTFISNNSNESNWFSILPRETCDTPGPSTKQIFGIAEPTELRIPVFPPPASPNYDRCDSPAPLILTQDEAAQLEYLKVHGLPPPGEAKPVPKDLRYGWWRITDVDTFQELLEHLHSRGVREKELKRTTWATMESFLAVTGKINVDPGNLTATELQATPDEPDTPIPKPDNPADWSEQVALRVDAQLLEQVEALEDKVANASMQIKGWKLPPRAGTEEAEEIEKLNEMEKISAVEQARQRLLSLEAAIERRYLKPPLGVCTGDPNLAALKAEQAAAANANSNNSDQSNQTPIPQEETTPRGLNNWREATARAHTSAQLAMALYMLEASIAWDKSIMKAVSLTPARNSVCVKLRNRCVSLKATTQYNQLLTTSQASNCQFCHSGDNEDKLLLCDGCDRGYHTYCFRPKMENIPDGDWYCHECMNKATGERNCLVCGKRVGKNLVLCELCPRAYHTDCHNPVMPKMPRGKWYCSNCHSKQPKKRNSSRRSHTKGAGTRESESSDHPPASPTPSTASNTHVEDVSSSEPATPTASPRKEGNNRTLTKKQQRELAPCKVLLEQLEQQDEAWPFLLPVNTKQFPTYKKIIKTPMDLSTIKKKLQDSVYKSRDEFCADVRQMFINCEVFNEDDSPVGKAGHGMRSFFEMRWTEITGAPPPHPQTHS